The Gillisia sp. Hel_I_86 genome has a segment encoding these proteins:
- a CDS encoding response regulator transcription factor — MKKTPILLAEDDVDFGSILKQYLEAHHYKVTWAKNGKEALEIFKQSQKNPFAMGVLDVMMPQLDGFQLAEKIIDIAPEMPFIFLTARKLKEDKIKGLKLGADDYIIKPFDADILVLRLNNILRRTQNRARIKKPSKIQMASYSLDTKNYCLLRNGKLQKITEKEAELLRYLFHHKNQLLKREQILNAIWENDDFFSGRSMDVFISRIRKHLKADPSICIESTRGIGLTLHIDEEKKNN, encoded by the coding sequence ATGAAAAAGACACCTATTTTATTGGCAGAAGACGATGTGGATTTTGGAAGTATCCTCAAGCAATATTTGGAAGCACACCATTATAAAGTCACTTGGGCAAAAAATGGAAAAGAAGCATTGGAAATTTTTAAACAATCCCAAAAGAACCCTTTCGCCATGGGTGTATTGGACGTGATGATGCCACAACTAGATGGTTTCCAGTTGGCTGAAAAAATAATTGATATCGCTCCCGAAATGCCTTTTATATTCTTAACGGCCAGAAAGCTAAAGGAAGACAAAATAAAAGGGCTCAAACTGGGAGCTGATGATTATATCATCAAACCTTTTGATGCTGATATTTTGGTTTTGCGGCTGAACAATATCCTGCGGCGCACGCAAAACAGGGCACGCATAAAAAAACCTTCCAAAATCCAAATGGCCAGTTACAGCTTGGACACAAAAAATTACTGCTTGTTGCGTAATGGTAAGCTTCAAAAGATCACCGAAAAAGAAGCTGAATTGCTCCGTTATTTGTTCCATCATAAAAATCAGCTTTTAAAACGCGAGCAGATTTTGAATGCAATCTGGGAAAACGATGACTTTTTTTCTGGACGGAGTATGGATGTGTTCATCAGTCGTATCCGAAAACATTTAAAAGCAGACCCCAGCATTTGTATTGAAAGTACCCGGGGGATTGGACTCACCTTGCACATTGATGAAGAAAAGAAAAATAATTAA